A DNA window from Arachis hypogaea cultivar Tifrunner chromosome 18, arahy.Tifrunner.gnm2.J5K5, whole genome shotgun sequence contains the following coding sequences:
- the LOC112771251 gene encoding uncharacterized protein produces the protein MASLSFLNSNYFHSIQISKPSSSSLTCIHSSLSSPNPPNSKDEAIQQAKTSISTTLEKPLNNSSKLIGKFKKLKQPKFRVEIPLIDGSPDSISQLALDVFGDIPIKRKGSPIKVLVLWPNPRLREAANAAFKSQSDTKVEHFDIPSLQNRDPRILNSADVAVFFVPEVSQLDLVRTVSDAFNPRPVVMFNPKWAFEEEGNFDDDLSGFVNSFEVIYCFMGLEVRGLLSKRKGVVFRCVRDGVVSGEKWNVFVEEGEEMKLVSTLKARPTIVEVENVLYNVMAMNSPITKSAKFIKGLVSNVTGRK, from the coding sequence ATGGCATCTTTATCCTTTCTTAATTCTAATTATTTCCATTCTATCCAAATCTCCAAGCCATCGTCATCATCGTTAACATGCATCCACTCCTCACTCTCTTCCCCAAACCCTCCCAACTCAAAGGATGAGGCCATACAACAAGCAAAAACATCCATTTCAACAACCTTGGAGAAGCCCCTCAACAACTCCTCAAAACTAATTGGCAAGTTCAAGAAACTCAAGCAACCCAAATTCAGGGTTGAGATCCCACTCATTGATGGCTCACCAGATTCCATTTCCCAACTCGCCCTTGATGTTTTTGGGGACATACCCATCAAGAGAAAAGGTTCTCCCATTAAGGTTTTGGTTCTGTGGCCTAACCCTAGATTGAGAGAAGCTGCAAATGCTGCTTTTAAGTCCCAATCAGATACCAAAGTTGAACACTTTGACATTCCCTCACTTCAGAACAGGGACCCCAGAATCTTGAATTCTGCTGATGTGGCAGTGTTCTTTGTGCCAGAGGTTTCACAGTTGGACCTGGTTAGAACCGTGAGTGATGCATTTAACCCTAGGCCTGTGGTTATGTTCAATCCAAAATGGGCATTTGAGGAAGAGGGTAACTTTGATGATGATTTATCTGGGTTTGTGAATTCCTTTGAAGTGATTTATTGTTTCATGGGGTTAGAGGTGAGGGGTTTGTTGAGCAAGAGAAAAGGTGTGGTTTTTAGGTGTGTGAGAGATGGGGTTGTGAGTGGTGAGAAGTGGAATGTGTTTGTGGAAGAAGGGGAAGAAATGAAGCTGGTTTCAACACTCAAGGCCAGGCCAACCATTGTTGAAGTTGAGAATGTGTTGTACAATGTGATGGCGATGAATTCGCCGATAACCAAGTCGGCGAAGTTCATTAAGGGGTTGGTATCCAATGTGACAGGAAGAAAGTAG
- the LOC112771250 gene encoding probable galacturonosyltransferase 12, with protein sequence MQLHISPSLRHVTVLPGKGLKEFIKVKIASRRVSYRMLFYSLLFFTFLLRFVFVLTSVDGIDGGETKCSTIGCLGKKLGPKLMGKKTESNVPEVIYQTLDAPLNKDELKGRSDIPQTLEDFMTEVKKGGFDAKTFAVKLREMVTLMEQRTRNAKIQEYLYRHVASSSIPKQLHCLDLRLASEHTNNAAARLQLPSAELVPALVDNSYFHFVLASDNVLAASVVAASLVRNCLRPQKVVLHIITDKKTYYPMQAWFSLHPLSPAIIEVKALHHFDWFTKGKVPVLEAMEKDQKVRSQFRGGSSAIVANTTEKPQVIAAKLQTLSPKYNSVMNHIRIHLPELFPSLNKVVFLDDDIVIQTDLTPLWDIDMNGKVNGAVETCTGEDKFVMSKRLKSYLNFSHPLILKNFNPKECAWAYGMNIFDLEAWRKTNISFTYHHWVEQNIKSDLSLWQLGTLPPGLIAFHGHVHIIDPFWHMLGLGYQEDTSFADAESAGVIHFNGRAKPWLDIAFPQLKPLWTKYVNFSDKFIKSCHIKAS encoded by the exons ATGCAGCTTCACATATCACCAAGTTTAAGACATGTAACTGTGCTACCAGGAAAAGGGTTGAaggaattcatcaaagttaagatTGCGTCGCGGCGAGTCTCTTATAGGATGCTCTTCTATTCACTCCTGTTCTTCACATTCCTTCTCAGGTTTGTGTTTGTTTTGACATCAGTGGATGGCATTGATGGAGGAGAAACCAAGTGCTCTACCATAG GTTGCTTGGGAAAAAAACTGGGGCCAAAACTTATGGGGAAAAAGACTGAATCAAAT GTGCCAGAAGTAATATACCAAACATTAGATGCACCCCTTAATAAAGATGAGCTAAAGGGAAGATCTGATATTCCACAGACTTTAGAAGACTTCATGACAGAAGTTAAGAAAGGTGGATTTGATGCCAAGACATTTGCTGTTAAACTCAGAGAAATG GTGACCCTTATGGAACAAAGGACCCGAAATGCAAAAATCCAAGAATATCTATATCGCCATGTAGCATCGAGCAGCATACCAAAACAACTTCACTGCCTTGACTTGAGGCTGGCCAGCGAGCACACCAACAACGCAGCAGCACGGCTTCAGCTACCCTCTGCAGAATTAGTCCCTGCCCTAGTTGACAATTCCTACTTCCACTTTGTCCTTGCCTCAGACAATGTTCTGGCTGCTTCAGTCGTTGCAGCATCGCTTGTCCGCAACTGTTTGCGGCCCCAGAAAGTTGTTCTGCACATAATTACAGATAAAAAGACTTATTATCCCATGCAGGCATGGTTCTCCTTGCACCCTTTATCACCTGCTATAATTGAGGTCAAAGCATTGCATCATTTCGATTGGTTTACAAAGGGTAAGGTGCCTGTGCTGGAAGCAATGGAGAAAGACCAGAAGGTGCGGTCACAGTTTAGAGGAGGATCATCAGCTATAGTAGCAAATACCACTGAGAAGCCACAAGTTATTGCAGCAAAGCTACAAACACTTAGTCCCAAGTATAATTCAGTGATGAACCATATCCGAATACATCTTCCAGAG TTGTTTCCAAGTCTTAACAAGGTGGTCTTCCTCGACGATGACATAGTAATACAAACTGATCTTACGCCTCTGTGGGACATTGACATGAATGGAAAAGTCAATGGAGCAGTAGAAACATGTACTGGAGAAGATAAGTTTGTGATGTCAAAGAGGTTGAAAAGCTATTTGAACTTCTCTCACCCTCTCATATTGAAAAACTTCAATCCCAAGGAGTGCGCCTGGGCTTATGGAATGAACATTTTTGACTTGGAGGCTTGGAGGAAAACCAATATAAGCTTTACATACCACCATTGGGTTGAGCAG AATATAAAATCAGACCTGAGCCTGTGGCAGCTAGGCACATTACCTCCTGGGTTGATTGCATTTCATGGCCATGTTCACATTATTGATCCTTTCTGGCATATGCTGGGATTGGGATATCAAGAAGACACAAGTTTTGCTGATGCCGAGAGTGCCGGTGTCATCCATTTCAATGGCAGGGCGAAGCCATGGCTAGACATAGCTTTTCCACAACTGAAGCCATTATGGACTAAATATGTTAACTTTTCGGATAAATTCATCAAGAGCTGTCATATTAAGGCATCATAG